One genomic region from Ornithinimicrobium flavum encodes:
- a CDS encoding glycosyltransferase, producing MRSQHDYARAFRARLTQDDVRGAVDFVGYTRDVAPHLAASGFVLSTSRRESFGLGLVEAAASGVVPVVRNWPIYAPLEAARTLFPGSWVVDTVEEAVERIRSTASSEEDWVRASREARDVVAERFSSGDAREAFRRLVLGEV from the coding sequence GTGCGTTCCCAGCACGACTACGCCCGGGCGTTCCGGGCCCGGCTCACCCAGGACGACGTGCGCGGCGCGGTCGACTTCGTGGGGTACACCCGGGACGTCGCCCCCCACCTCGCGGCCTCCGGGTTCGTGCTCAGCACCAGCCGCCGGGAGAGCTTCGGGCTGGGGCTGGTCGAGGCCGCCGCCTCCGGGGTCGTCCCCGTCGTGCGCAACTGGCCGATCTACGCCCCGCTGGAGGCGGCGCGCACCCTCTTCCCCGGGTCCTGGGTGGTGGACACCGTGGAGGAGGCCGTGGAGCGGATCCGGTCCACCGCCTCCTCCGAGGAGGACTGGGTCCGGGCGTCCCGGGAGGCGCGGGACGTGGTCGCCGAACGCTTCAGCAGCGGGGACGCCCGCGAGGCCTTCCGTCGGCTGGTCCTCGGGGAGGTCTGA